A window from Phalacrocorax aristotelis chromosome 5, bGulAri2.1, whole genome shotgun sequence encodes these proteins:
- the LIN7C gene encoding protein lin-7 homolog C: MAALGEPVRLERDICRAIELLEKLQRSGEVPPQKLQALQRVLQSEFCNAVREVYEHVYETVDISSSPEVRANATAKATVAAFAASEGHSHPRVVELPKTEEGLGFNIMGGKEQNSPIYISRIIPGGIADRHGGLKRGDQLLSVNGVSVEGEHHEKAVELLKAAQGKVKLVVRYTPKVLEEMESRFEKMRSAKRRQQN; the protein is encoded by the exons acaTCTGCAGAGCAATTGAGTTGCTGGAAAAATTACAGCGAAGCGGAGAAGTGCCAccacaaaagctacaggctttGCAAAGGGTCCTTCAAAGTGAATTCTGTAATGCTGTAAGGGAG GTGTATGAACACGTATACGAAACTGTGGATATCAGCAGTAGCCCGGAAGTTAGAGCTAATGCAACAGCAAAG GCTACTGTAGCCGCATTTGCTGCTAGTGAAGGTCATTCCCATCCCAGAGTGGTTGAACTACCCAAAACTGAAGAAGGTCTTGGATTCAACATTATGGGAGGCAAAGAACAAAATTCTCCCATCTACATCTCTCGAATTATTCCTGGCGGCATAGCTGATAGACATGGAGGCCTGAAACGTGGAGACCAACTGCTGTCTGTAAACGGAGTG AGCGTCGAAGGTGAACACCATGAAAAAGCAGTAGAACTGCTGAAGGCAGCTCAAGGAAAGGTTAAATTAGTTGTGCGATACACGCCAAAGGTCCTGGAAGAAATGGAGTCGAGATTTGAAAAAATGAGATCGGCAAAACGCAGGCAGCAAAATTAA